The Paenibacillus tianjinensis genome has a window encoding:
- a CDS encoding transglutaminase-like domain-containing protein, producing the protein MKKFYFMLLTLFVVVTSVQTSPATAATADSSWLNTTKLDQGVVAVSYEVPTDKRIKVMITKDGNSYTYNLYAFQSTESFPLQQGNGTYKVSILENTSGNKYKVVSSENVELNLSNANAVYLSSVQNVKWSSSDKSVLKAKQLTQGLTTDEAKVKVIYNYIVANVKYDYQLAATVTQDYIPKNDNTLLTKKGICYDYASLFATMLRSEGIPTKLVMGNTSYVSTYHAWNEVLLNGKWVTIDTTVDAGLAKNSKETALIKVASKYSAAKFY; encoded by the coding sequence ATGAAAAAGTTCTATTTTATGTTATTAACCTTGTTTGTAGTAGTCACATCAGTTCAGACAAGCCCAGCTACGGCCGCAACAGCAGATTCGAGCTGGTTGAATACAACGAAATTGGATCAGGGAGTTGTCGCAGTTTCTTATGAGGTACCTACAGACAAACGCATTAAGGTCATGATCACCAAGGACGGCAACAGCTACACTTATAACTTATATGCTTTCCAATCTACGGAGTCTTTCCCGCTGCAACAAGGTAATGGAACCTATAAAGTGTCTATTCTTGAGAATACAAGCGGCAACAAATATAAAGTAGTTTCTTCTGAGAATGTAGAACTTAACCTGAGCAATGCCAACGCCGTATACTTGAGTTCCGTACAGAACGTGAAATGGAGCTCTTCCGATAAATCTGTATTGAAAGCTAAACAGCTTACACAAGGACTGACTACAGATGAAGCAAAGGTAAAAGTCATTTATAACTACATCGTTGCAAATGTGAAGTATGATTACCAGCTGGCTGCAACTGTTACACAGGATTATATCCCGAAGAACGACAACACATTACTCACCAAAAAAGGAATTTGCTATGATTATGCTTCGCTATTTGCTACCATGCTGCGCAGTGAAGGGATTCCGACAAAATTGGTAATGGGCAATACCAGTTATGTTTCAACGTATCATGCTTGGAATGAAGTACTGCTTAACGGTAAATGGGTAACAATCGATACAACAGTTGACGCTGGATTGGCTAAGAACAGTAAAGAAACAGCACTGATCAAAGTAGCGAGCAAATATAGCGCTGCAAAATTTTATTAA